The DNA segment CGGCGTTCACAGCTCATTAGACCACCTAACAGCAATGTTAGAGTCTTTTTCCAAAATGAATATCCCCCAGATATACATTCATGCTTTTTTAGACGGTAGAGACACTGCACCCCAATCCGGCTTAAAGTTTATGCAAACTCTACAACAAACTATTAACCAACATAATTATCCGGCTAAAGTTGTTAGCCTCATAGGAAGATACTATGCAATGGATAGAGATAAACGCTGGGAACGGGTAAAAAAAGCCTATGATTTACTGATTCATGGTATAGGAGAAACCTTTCCTGACCCCCAATCTGCAATCGAATATTACTATCAGCAAGGAATTACTGATGAGTTCATGTTGCCTTGCGTCATTTCAAATCATACAGCAATTACGGTTCAGCCCGAAGAAGCCGTACTGTTTTTTAACTTCCGTACCGATAGAGGACGGGAGCTCACGCAGGTACTTACCCAGCAAGATTTTCCTGAATATGGTATGCAGACATTGCCCCTTCACTATGTAACACTAACAGAATACGACAAAACATTTAAAAACGTAGGAATCGTTTTCAAAACCGACTCCGTTCAGGATACATTGGGAGAAGTATTATCAACATTCAAGAAAAAACAATTAAGAATAGCCGAAACTGAAAAATATCCGCACGTAACTTATTTCTTTAACGGAGGTAAAGAGTCTAATTTTGACTTGGAAGATCGCATCCTATGCCAATCGCCAAAAGTGGCTACCTACGATTTAAAACCTCAAATGAGTGCTTTTGATATTGAAAGAGAAGTTCTAAAAAAAATTGTTGAGAAACAATATGATTTTATCTGTTTAAACTTTGCCAATCCAGATATGGTGGGCCATACCGGAGTTTTTCAGGCTGCTATAAAAGCCTGTGAATCAGTTGATTATAGCGTTAGTAAGATTGTGAAAAAATGTACTGAAAATGATTATGCTGTGCTGATAATATCCGACCATGGCAATGCAGATAAAATGAAAAATCCAGATGGAAGCCCACATACTGCACACACTTTAGCACGGGTTCCCTGTATTTTGATTGACCCCAGAAAAGAATTTATTAAAATTCGAGATGGCGTGCTGGCAGATGTTGCCCCTACGATACTAAAAATCATGGGTATTCCGATTCCTGCTGCAATGACTGGCCAACCGTTGGTTTAAAACTCAGATGGTATTTAACAGCATTAAACCTGCCCAAGTTAGACGGGTAGCTTTGGTTTATACCGGAGGAACTATCGGGATGATGCAGCATTCCCCGCAAGAACCGCTTCAACCTGTTGATTTTCAAAACCTTCAAAATAAAATTCCGGAAATATCCCGCTTTGATTGCGCCATAATTCCCTATGAATTTCAAAAAATAGACTCCTCTAATATCACCCTCGCCATTTGGGAAGACTTAGCCACATTAATTGGCGGTTTGTATGAAACCTACGATGCTTTTGTAATCTTGCACGGTTCCGATACAATGGCATTTACAGCTTCGGCTCTGTCTTTTATGTTAGAAGGCTTAGCCAAGCCGATAATCATTACCGGCTCTCAATTACCAATTGGCGAAATCAGAACAGATGCTCGGGAAAACTTATTGACAGCCATAGAGATAGCTACTTATTCGGAATACATACTTCCTGAAGTAGCTATTTTATTTGACAATAAACTATATCGCGGAAACCGAACCCTTAAATTCAGTTCCGAGAAGTTTCATGCTTTTGATTCTCCCAACTATCCATTACTGGCTGAAGCCGGTGTACACATCAGTTACTACTGTCAAAATTGGCTACCTATTCCACAAGGAACTGGTTTTGAGGTTTTTGCTAAACTATCACCCAGAATTGGGCTGGTAAAATTTTATCCCGGAATATCTCCCCATTTTTTGAAAGCTGCCTTAGACCCAGAATACTTTGACGGTGTTGTGTTGGAAACTTTTGGAACAGGTAATCTGCCCACTTTTCCATGGCTACTGAACTTACTACGAGAGTCTGCAAATGCCGGAACAATATTACTTTCTGTTACTCAATGTCCGGGAGGAAAAGTAGAACAAGGCCGTTATGAAACAAGCCGGTCTTTGTTAGACATCGGAATCATCAGCGGCTTCGATATGACCCGAGAAGCAGCCCTCACAAAATTAATGTATCTCTTCGCAAAATATAGTAATACTCAGTTGATTAGGGATTTATTGCAACATAACTTGCGAGGGGAGCTTTCTGTGGAGAAAACAGCTATCTTTGACTACTGATTTTTTGTATTTATGACTAACCAAAGCATTGTTGTAGCAGACGGAACGAAGTTACATACTGTTTTTATGCCCAGCAAAGAGGGTGCTAAATATCCGCTTGCAACTATTTTATGGATACATGGTTTTGGAGAGCATATCGGACGCTACGAGCGCCATTTTCAATATTTTTCAGATTTTGGCTACAATAGCATTGGTTTTGATTTACGGGGTCATGGACGTTCATCCGGTGCTCGCGCCTACATTAACCGTTTTGAAGAGTATTTAGATGATGTCTTAGCTGTGTATCAGCACTATAAAGAAAACTTGGCAACACCTGTTTTTTTAGTAGGACATTCTATGGGTGGGCTGATTCTGATACGTTTTTTGCAGTTACACGGAGAAGAAATTCCCTACAAAACAGCAGTAGCAAGTTCTCCCTTATTGGGAATCAAGATGAAAGTTCCGGCTTGGAAAGATTTTTTGGGCAACCTCGCAGCCAAAATTTATCCTAAACTTTCTATTCCTTCAGGCTTAGATCCTACCTACATATCTCATGATCAAGCGGTTGTTTCCCAATATATTCAAGATAACTTAGTGCTGAAAATCGCCACTGCCGGCTGGTTTTCCGAAATAAAAAAACATTTACCACTTGCACACCAAGAAGCCCGCGCAATTCCCAGAAATTTTCATATACTAATGGCCGGCAATGACCAACTGGTAGATACAAACGCCACCAAAGAGTTTTATAAAAAATTAGATCCTTCCATCGAAAAATCGCTCACCGTTTATGAAGGCTGGTATCACGAAATCTTTAATGAACCGGAAAGACAAAAAGCACTACAGCAGTTACATTTATTACTCCAAACAACATAAGCCATGAAAACAAAAATTATTAAGTATCTGAAAATCATATCTGTAGGATTTGTATTTTTGTTTCTATTGAGGATAGGTTACGGATTTTTGAACCCGAGTATCCCTTCCTATGCAGACAGAGAACAGGCTAACTACGAATATCCTGCTTCTCCTGCACAGTCAGCAGAATACCAAGACTTTGGTATGTCAAACGGCTCGTTTATGGATAGAACTGGGGATGCCCGAAAAAATTATGCTACGGAGAAAATTGTATCTAAAACTGAATCCGGAAAAGCCACTGCAGCTACCGAACAGAAATATGAGAAAGTTGCTAACCTAACCAATAAATCTTCAGTTTTCGATAAAGATAAAGAGGTATTAAAATCTGCCATTCAGGAACAGAAAGCACTTATTCAGGCTGAACGCTCGTATGGGCTACCCGGCCAAAGAAATTTAAGCCTTTCTATTGGGGTTCCTCCAGATAATTTTGACCAATTAGTGAGTACCCTCCAAAAAATAGGAACATTACAGGATATTAACATCAACAAAACAGATAAAACAAATGAATACAAAAATCTACAGGTTAAACGAGTTTCGTTAGAAAAGAGCCGAAATGCCTTAGAGGCGTTACGCTCCAAAGGGGGAACTATTGATGAACAAATTAACCTACAAAATAAAATCCTTGAAATTGAGCAGCAAATACAAAATTTAGGGGTTCGTTT comes from the Bacteroidia bacterium genome and includes:
- a CDS encoding DUF4349 domain-containing protein encodes the protein MKTKIIKYLKIISVGFVFLFLLRIGYGFLNPSIPSYADREQANYEYPASPAQSAEYQDFGMSNGSFMDRTGDARKNYATEKIVSKTESGKATAATEQKYEKVANLTNKSSVFDKDKEVLKSAIQEQKALIQAERSYGLPGQRNLSLSIGVPPDNFDQLVSTLQKIGTLQDININKTDKTNEYKNLQVKRVSLEKSRNALEALRSKGGTIDEQINLQNKILEIEQQIQNLGVRLGEFDSENEFCTILFLLSEKGVTTTEISFLYRIRVAFEWTVKYYLLGLFCSFLGVLISVLTVILIEKLKLLQRIWATLQDKNS
- the gpmI gene encoding 2,3-bisphosphoglycerate-independent phosphoglycerate mutase, with the translated sequence MMTTEPQIETPTRRLMLVIMDGWGIAEDPTVSAIDQGRTHFYQNALLSYPNSKLKASEQAVGLPPGQMGNSEVGHLNIGAGRIIYQQLDKIQRAIDSGEFIENPTIQRLVTYCKQNQAPLHLMGLVSTGGVHSSLDHLTAMLESFSKMNIPQIYIHAFLDGRDTAPQSGLKFMQTLQQTINQHNYPAKVVSLIGRYYAMDRDKRWERVKKAYDLLIHGIGETFPDPQSAIEYYYQQGITDEFMLPCVISNHTAITVQPEEAVLFFNFRTDRGRELTQVLTQQDFPEYGMQTLPLHYVTLTEYDKTFKNVGIVFKTDSVQDTLGEVLSTFKKKQLRIAETEKYPHVTYFFNGGKESNFDLEDRILCQSPKVATYDLKPQMSAFDIEREVLKKIVEKQYDFICLNFANPDMVGHTGVFQAAIKACESVDYSVSKIVKKCTENDYAVLIISDHGNADKMKNPDGSPHTAHTLARVPCILIDPRKEFIKIRDGVLADVAPTILKIMGIPIPAAMTGQPLV
- a CDS encoding alpha/beta hydrolase, producing MTNQSIVVADGTKLHTVFMPSKEGAKYPLATILWIHGFGEHIGRYERHFQYFSDFGYNSIGFDLRGHGRSSGARAYINRFEEYLDDVLAVYQHYKENLATPVFLVGHSMGGLILIRFLQLHGEEIPYKTAVASSPLLGIKMKVPAWKDFLGNLAAKIYPKLSIPSGLDPTYISHDQAVVSQYIQDNLVLKIATAGWFSEIKKHLPLAHQEARAIPRNFHILMAGNDQLVDTNATKEFYKKLDPSIEKSLTVYEGWYHEIFNEPERQKALQQLHLLLQTT
- a CDS encoding asparaginase; this translates as MVFNSIKPAQVRRVALVYTGGTIGMMQHSPQEPLQPVDFQNLQNKIPEISRFDCAIIPYEFQKIDSSNITLAIWEDLATLIGGLYETYDAFVILHGSDTMAFTASALSFMLEGLAKPIIITGSQLPIGEIRTDARENLLTAIEIATYSEYILPEVAILFDNKLYRGNRTLKFSSEKFHAFDSPNYPLLAEAGVHISYYCQNWLPIPQGTGFEVFAKLSPRIGLVKFYPGISPHFLKAALDPEYFDGVVLETFGTGNLPTFPWLLNLLRESANAGTILLSVTQCPGGKVEQGRYETSRSLLDIGIISGFDMTREAALTKLMYLFAKYSNTQLIRDLLQHNLRGELSVEKTAIFDY